One genomic segment of Vicia villosa cultivar HV-30 ecotype Madison, WI unplaced genomic scaffold, Vvil1.0 ctg.001190F_1_1, whole genome shotgun sequence includes these proteins:
- the LOC131633909 gene encoding NADPH-dependent aldehyde reductase 1, chloroplastic-like, whose amino-acid sequence MFKSFTTHTFNRTLCSSSSLSRSLTTISTFSNFPSKNNTHHFLPIFPSTLKIPSISFPTTFFVRMASGEQKFPPQKQNTQPGKEHAMDPLPQFSCPDYKPSNKLQGKVAVITGGDSGIGRAVCNLFSLEGATVAFTYVKGDEDKDAKDTLEMIKSAKSADAKDPLALAADLGFDENCKRVVDEVVSAYGRIDILVNNAAEQYECSSVEEIDEPRLERVFRTNIFSYFFMTRHALKHMKEGSSIINTTSVNAYKGNAKLLDYTSTKGAIVAFTRGLSLQLVSKGIRVNGVAPGPIWTPLIPASFKEEETAQFGGQVPMNRAGQPIEVAPSYVFLASNQCSSYFTGQVLHPNGGTVVNG is encoded by the exons ATGTTCAAGTCTTTCACTACACATACGTTTAAccgaacactttgttcatcatcatcattatcaagatCTCTTACAACCATATCCACCTTCTCTAATTTCCCTTCCAAAAACAACACTCATCACTTTCTTCCTATTTTTCCATCAACTCTCAAAATCCCTTCCATATCCTTTCCCACTACCTTCTTTGTAAGAATGGCTTCCGGTGAACAGAAATTCCCTCCAcagaaacaaaacacacaacctgGCAAAGAACATGCTATGGATCCACTGCCTCAATTCTCTTGCCCTGACTACAAGCCATCAAACAAACTTCAGGGAAAGGTAGCTGTAATAACAGGGGGTGATTCTGGAATTGGACGAGCAGTGTGCAACTTGTTTAGCTTAGAAGGTGCTACGGTGGCATTTACGTATGTTAAGGGTGATGAAGACAAGGATGCCAAGGACACGCTAGAAATGATCAAGAGTGCAAAGAGTGCTGATGCTAAGGATCCATTGGCTTTAGCAGCTGACTTAGGGTTTGATGAGAATTGCAAGAGAGTTGTTGATGAGGTTGTTAGTGCGTATGGACGCATTGATATTCTTGTTAACAATGCAGCTGAGCAATATGAGTGTTCATCAGTTGAGGAGATTGATGAGCCAAGGCTTGAGAGGGTGTTTAGAACCAATATCTTCTCATATTTCTTCATGACCAG GCATGCATTGAAGCACATGAAGGAAGGGAGCAGCATTATCAACACAACATCAGTGAATGCATACAAAGGAAACGCAAAGCTACTGGACTATACATCTACCAAGGGTGCAATTGTGGCATTTACAAGGGGGCTATCACTTCAGCTTGTGAGCAAGGGAATAAGGGTGAATGGGGTGGCACCTGGACCAATATGGACACCATTGATACCAGCATCTTTCAAGGAGGAAGAGACTGCTCAATTTGGTGGTCAAGTTCCTATGAATAGAGCTGGTCAACCTATTGAGGTTGCTCCCTCTTATGTCTTTCTTGCCTCCAATCAATGTTCCTCTTATTTTACTGGACAAGTCCTTCACCCCAATG gtGGAACCGTTGTGAATGGTTGA